One Leisingera sp. M658 genomic window carries:
- a CDS encoding acyl-CoA thioesterase II produces MPDTAKVLLDLLDLEELDTNLYRGSGSGGETPTRIYGGQVIAQALTAAYATVSGRLCHSLHAYFIRPGDPSRPVIYEVDPARDGRSFTTRRVVAMQNGKQILNLASSFHAPEHGWEHQHQMPDVPTPAALEPRDKILLRNAFRVDPAKRDEFTRPRPFEIREVAPRDPLEPENTSDINHMWIRMEAAKGAGPELQHILMAYASDFGLLGSSMRPHGLTFHKPGAMTASLDHAMWFHAPVQFENWHLYTMDAPFTGSGRGFNRGSIYTEDGQLIASVAQEGLLRPARG; encoded by the coding sequence ATGCCGGATACTGCCAAAGTTCTCCTTGATCTGCTGGATCTGGAAGAGCTTGATACAAATCTCTACCGCGGATCCGGTTCCGGCGGCGAAACACCGACCCGCATCTATGGCGGCCAAGTGATCGCACAGGCGCTGACGGCAGCATATGCAACTGTTTCCGGACGCTTATGTCATTCTCTTCACGCGTATTTCATTCGCCCGGGCGACCCATCGAGACCGGTCATTTACGAAGTTGACCCAGCACGGGACGGCCGCAGTTTCACCACCCGGCGGGTTGTGGCAATGCAGAACGGCAAGCAAATCCTGAATCTGGCGTCATCCTTTCATGCACCGGAACATGGCTGGGAGCATCAGCACCAAATGCCGGATGTTCCAACGCCGGCCGCGCTGGAGCCGCGTGACAAAATCCTCCTGCGCAATGCATTCCGGGTGGATCCGGCCAAACGCGATGAATTCACTAGGCCGCGGCCATTCGAGATCCGCGAAGTTGCGCCGCGGGATCCGTTGGAGCCGGAAAACACATCTGATATCAATCATATGTGGATCAGAATGGAGGCAGCCAAAGGCGCCGGTCCTGAGCTGCAGCATATCCTGATGGCTTATGCGTCTGACTTTGGCTTGCTCGGATCGTCGATGCGGCCGCATGGGCTGACGTTTCACAAACCCGGCGCCATGACCGCAAGCCTGGACCATGCAATGTGGTTTCATGCACCGGTTCAATTCGAGAACTGGCATCTTTACACAATGGATGCACCGTTCACCGGCAGCGGCCGTGGCTTCAATCGTGGATCTATTTACACGGAAGACGGCCAGCTAATCGCCAGCGTCGCGCAGGAAGGTTTACTGCGTCCGGCAAGGGGTTGA
- a CDS encoding serine hydrolase — protein MRSDRLERIRRWQQRYVDEGKYPGSALLIRRRGEEQYFHAAGLRNIEENLPFTRDTLVRLYSMTKPVTSVAVMSLLEQGLFHLDAPVSDFLPEFIDMQALVPGATQISQTKPCAAPTLHQLLTHTSGLSYPFNPGVLPEAMAKEDLLFKPDHGSLAPMVTRLAGLPLAFQPGTRWEYSVATDVLGRVAEVVSGKSLGRFLQEEIFEPLEMTETGFQPPSGAGSRFASLYTPLAGDAMALNSAETGADSLRLTDSFPHSPFWQAEMHSGGGGLIGTIDDYMKFTEMLRRRGRSQSGIIINSQTADFMMQNHLTGDIASMGPQSFAEQPMEGMGFGLGGAVVLNPARARCPGSVGDFSWGGIASTFFWLDRQLDVSVVFLTQLAPSSSYPARPELKALIHGAIAE, from the coding sequence ATGAGATCAGACCGGCTGGAACGCATCAGGCGCTGGCAGCAACGCTATGTGGATGAAGGGAAATATCCGGGAAGCGCCCTTTTGATCCGCCGCCGCGGCGAGGAACAGTATTTCCACGCGGCCGGCCTGCGCAACATCGAGGAGAACCTGCCATTCACCCGTGACACGCTGGTGCGCCTCTATTCGATGACCAAGCCAGTGACGTCTGTGGCTGTGATGTCTCTGCTGGAACAAGGGCTGTTCCATCTGGATGCGCCTGTCAGCGATTTCCTTCCGGAATTCATTGACATGCAGGCGCTAGTACCCGGAGCCACCCAGATCAGCCAGACCAAACCCTGCGCTGCTCCGACACTGCACCAGCTGCTGACCCACACCAGCGGGCTGAGTTACCCGTTCAACCCAGGTGTTCTGCCGGAAGCCATGGCCAAGGAAGATTTGCTGTTCAAGCCCGACCACGGATCACTTGCCCCGATGGTGACCCGGCTTGCCGGGCTGCCGTTGGCCTTCCAACCCGGAACCCGTTGGGAATATTCCGTTGCGACTGATGTGCTGGGCCGCGTAGCAGAGGTTGTTTCAGGCAAATCTCTGGGCCGGTTCTTGCAAGAAGAAATCTTTGAACCGTTGGAAATGACTGAGACCGGGTTCCAACCGCCCAGCGGGGCAGGGAGCCGGTTTGCCTCTCTCTATACGCCGTTGGCGGGTGACGCCATGGCGCTGAATTCCGCAGAGACCGGCGCCGACAGTCTGCGCTTGACAGATAGTTTCCCGCACTCTCCGTTCTGGCAGGCTGAAATGCACTCCGGCGGCGGTGGATTGATCGGCACAATTGATGATTACATGAAATTCACCGAAATGCTCCGGCGCCGCGGCCGCAGTCAAAGCGGCATTATCATCAACTCGCAAACCGCTGATTTCATGATGCAAAACCACCTTACAGGTGACATTGCCTCAATGGGCCCGCAAAGCTTTGCCGAACAGCCGATGGAGGGCATGGGTTTTGGCCTAGGCGGCGCTGTTGTTCTGAACCCGGCACGGGCGCGGTGCCCCGGATCAGTTGGCGACTTCAGCTGGGGCGGCATCGCGTCAACGTTCTTTTGGCTGGACCGGCAGCTTGATGTGTCGGTGGTGTTTTTGACCCAGCTGGCGCCTTCCAGTTCATACCCGGCACGGCCGGAACTCAAGGCGCTGATCCATGGCGCCATAGCCGAGTGA
- the aroQ gene encoding type II 3-dehydroquinate dehydratase, whose amino-acid sequence MTSILVLNGPNLNLLGTRQPEVYGSVTLAMAEQACADHGQKLGVTVSCFQSNHEGALIDAIHAAKGQHQGIILNAGAYTHTSVALMDALISVEIPAVEVHLSNIHAREPFRHTSYIAKAALGQICGFGVQGYLLALDALKAHLEMAATA is encoded by the coding sequence ATGACGAGCATTCTGGTATTGAACGGCCCCAACCTTAACCTGCTTGGCACCCGGCAGCCGGAGGTCTATGGCTCGGTCACCCTGGCGATGGCCGAGCAGGCCTGCGCCGATCATGGTCAGAAACTCGGGGTCACGGTCAGCTGCTTCCAGTCGAACCATGAAGGGGCGTTGATTGATGCTATTCATGCGGCCAAGGGGCAGCATCAGGGGATCATCCTGAACGCCGGCGCCTATACGCACACGTCTGTTGCCCTGATGGATGCGTTGATTTCCGTAGAGATCCCGGCCGTTGAAGTGCATCTCTCCAATATTCATGCACGCGAGCCGTTCCGGCACACCTCTTATATCGCCAAGGCGGCGCTGGGGCAGATTTGCGGTTTTGGCGTACAGGGATATCTGTTGGCGCTGGATGCGTTGAAGGCACATTTGGAAATGGCTGCAACAGCATGA
- a CDS encoding LuxR family transcriptional regulator has translation MKVKDYLNFICGAQSLEDLWHGHVRQMSRFGFDRLIYGYTRYKTETSLGDPDDFVILSNHNSEYLNGFLHKGLYFHAPMLRWALDNEGAGSWRIVQDMIAGGTLGPEAQRVHEFNQKLDMNAGYTVSFYSASPRYKGAISLAAKRGMSQDAVDALWQKSGDDIVLMNNVAHLKILTLPYMAPNRSLTKRQREVLQWVGDGKTTQDIALLMELTPATIEKHLRLARESLSVETTAQAVLKAALHNQMYVMDA, from the coding sequence ATGAAGGTAAAGGATTACCTGAATTTCATTTGCGGCGCTCAAAGCCTGGAAGATCTGTGGCACGGGCATGTCCGGCAAATGTCCAGGTTCGGGTTCGACCGGCTGATCTACGGATACACCCGTTACAAGACGGAAACGTCGCTGGGGGATCCGGATGATTTTGTTATCCTGTCCAACCACAACAGTGAGTATTTGAACGGTTTCCTGCATAAGGGGCTGTACTTCCATGCGCCGATGCTTCGCTGGGCCTTGGACAATGAAGGCGCCGGCAGCTGGCGCATTGTGCAGGACATGATTGCCGGCGGGACGCTTGGGCCCGAAGCCCAAAGAGTGCATGAGTTCAATCAGAAGCTCGACATGAATGCCGGTTATACCGTCAGTTTCTACTCTGCTTCTCCCCGCTACAAGGGCGCCATATCGCTGGCTGCAAAGCGGGGCATGTCTCAGGATGCGGTAGATGCGCTGTGGCAGAAGTCGGGCGATGACATCGTGCTTATGAATAATGTCGCCCATCTGAAAATCCTCACCCTGCCCTACATGGCACCTAACCGCAGCCTTACCAAACGGCAGCGGGAGGTTCTGCAATGGGTTGGCGATGGCAAAACCACTCAGGACATTGCACTTCTGATGGAACTTACACCCGCGACGATTGAAAAACACCTGCGCCTTGCCAGGGAATCGCTTTCTGTCGAGACAACCGCCCAGGCTGTTTTGAAGGCGGCGTTGCACAATCAGATGTATGTCATGGATGCCTAG
- the tsf gene encoding translation elongation factor Ts: protein MAITAAMVKELRESTGAGMMDAKKALVENNGDMEAAVDWLRTKGLAKAAKKSGRTAAEGLVAVIVEGNKGVAVEVNSETDFVGKNAEFQAMVGGIAKAALGVSDVEALKAADMGGKTVADTITDKIATIGENMSVRRMAALEGETVVSYVHNAATAGMGKIGVLVAMNGGDAAIGKQIAMHIAAANPAALSEADMDAAVVEKEKQVQMDIARESGKPEQVIEKMIVGRMKKFVAESTLLNQQFVVNPDLTVEAAAKEAGATITGFARVEVGEGIEVEKEDFAAEVAKAAQG, encoded by the coding sequence ATGGCAATCACTGCTGCTATGGTGAAAGAACTGCGCGAATCCACCGGCGCAGGCATGATGGACGCGAAGAAAGCCCTGGTCGAAAACAACGGCGACATGGAAGCCGCGGTTGACTGGCTGCGCACCAAAGGCCTGGCCAAGGCTGCCAAGAAATCCGGCCGTACCGCCGCAGAAGGCCTGGTTGCCGTGATCGTCGAAGGCAACAAAGGTGTTGCCGTCGAAGTGAACTCGGAAACCGACTTTGTTGGCAAGAACGCTGAATTCCAGGCAATGGTCGGCGGTATCGCCAAGGCTGCCCTGGGTGTTTCGGACGTCGAAGCGCTGAAAGCGGCTGACATGGGCGGCAAGACCGTTGCTGACACCATCACCGACAAGATCGCCACCATTGGCGAAAACATGTCGGTCCGCCGCATGGCCGCGCTGGAAGGCGAAACCGTTGTGTCCTATGTGCACAACGCCGCCACCGCAGGCATGGGCAAAATCGGTGTTCTGGTTGCCATGAACGGCGGCGACGCCGCGATCGGCAAGCAGATTGCAATGCACATTGCAGCTGCCAACCCCGCCGCGCTGTCCGAAGCAGACATGGACGCCGCTGTGGTTGAGAAGGAAAAGCAAGTTCAGATGGACATCGCCCGCGAATCCGGCAAGCCGGAGCAGGTGATTGAAAAGATGATCGTTGGCCGGATGAAGAAATTCGTCGCGGAATCGACCCTGCTGAACCAGCAGTTCGTTGTGAACCCGGACCTGACCGTGGAAGCCGCAGCCAAAGAAGCAGGCGCAACTATCACCGGTTTTGCCCGCGTTGAAGTCGGTGAAGGCATCGAAGTCGAAAAAGAAGACTTTGCAGCCGAAGTCGCCAAAGCCGCACAGGGCTGA